In one Streptomyces sp. NBC_01288 genomic region, the following are encoded:
- a CDS encoding vitamin B12-dependent ribonucleotide reductase: MTETASGPARGSRAKGTKATKGLRIERIHTTPGVHPYDEVEWERRDVVMTNWRDGSVNFEQRGVEFPAEWAVNAVNIVTSKYFRGAVGTPQREVSLKQLIDRIVKTYRKAGEDHKYFASPADAEIFEHELAYALLHQVFSFNSPVWFNVGTPQPQQVSACFILAVDDSMESILDWYKEEGMIFKGGSGAGLNLSRIRSSKELLSSGGNASGPVSFMRGADASAGTIKSGGATRRAAKMVILDVDHPDIEDFIQTKVKEEEKIRALRDAGFDMDLGGDDITSVQYQNANNSVRVNDTFMKAVENGDKFGLTSRMTGEVIEEVDAKQLFRKMAEAAWACADPGIQYDDTINQWHTCPESGRINGSNPCSEYMHLDNTSCNLASLNLMKFLKDDGKGLQSFEVERFAKVVELVITAMDISICFADFPTQKIGENTRAFRQLGIGYANLGALLMATGHAYDSDGGRALAGAITSLMTGTSYKRSAELAAVVGPYDGYARNEQPHLRVMKQHADANAVAPRADDLDTPIWAAATESWQDVLRIGEKNGFRNSQASVIAPTGTIGLAMSCDTTGLEPDLALVKFKKLVGGGSMQIVNGTVPQALRRMGYQEEQIEAVVAHIADNGNVIDAPGLKQEHYEVFDCAMGERSISAMGHVRMMAAIQPWISGALSKTVNLPETATVEDVEEVYFEAWKLGVKALAIYRDNCKVGQPLSAKTKEKEKVEVTAKAEETIRTAVEKVVEYRPIRKRLPKGRPGITTSFTVGGAEGYMTANSYPDDGLGEVFLKMSKQGSTLAGMMDAFSIAVSVGLQYGVPLETYVSKFTNMRFEPAGMTDDPDVRMAQSIVDYIFRRLALDFLPFETRSALGIHSAEERQRHLETGSYEPSIDDVEVDVEGLAQSAPRAQELKAVAPPKAVAEAVKPAPQQAHTSAELVEMQLGIQADAPLCFSCGTKMQRAGSCYICEGCGSTSGCS, from the coding sequence ATGACAGAGACGGCGAGCGGTCCGGCACGAGGTTCCCGCGCGAAGGGCACCAAGGCCACCAAGGGACTGCGCATCGAGCGTATTCACACCACCCCCGGCGTGCATCCGTACGACGAGGTGGAGTGGGAGCGTCGTGACGTCGTCATGACCAACTGGCGCGACGGCTCGGTCAATTTCGAGCAGCGTGGCGTCGAGTTCCCCGCCGAGTGGGCGGTGAACGCGGTCAACATCGTCACCAGCAAGTACTTCCGCGGTGCCGTGGGCACCCCGCAGCGCGAGGTGAGCCTGAAGCAGCTCATCGACCGCATCGTGAAGACGTATCGGAAGGCCGGCGAGGACCACAAGTACTTCGCCTCGCCCGCCGACGCCGAGATCTTCGAGCACGAGCTGGCGTACGCCCTCCTGCACCAGGTCTTCAGCTTCAACAGCCCCGTCTGGTTCAACGTCGGGACTCCGCAGCCCCAGCAGGTCTCGGCCTGCTTCATCCTGGCCGTCGACGACTCCATGGAGTCCATCCTCGACTGGTACAAGGAAGAGGGCATGATCTTCAAGGGCGGTTCCGGCGCCGGCCTGAACCTGTCCCGCATCCGCTCCTCCAAGGAGCTGCTCTCCTCCGGTGGCAACGCCTCGGGTCCGGTCTCCTTCATGCGCGGCGCCGACGCCTCCGCGGGAACCATCAAGTCCGGTGGCGCCACCCGCCGCGCGGCCAAGATGGTCATCCTGGACGTCGACCACCCCGACATCGAGGACTTCATCCAGACCAAGGTCAAGGAAGAAGAGAAGATCCGCGCGCTGCGTGACGCGGGCTTCGACATGGACCTGGGCGGCGACGACATCACGTCGGTGCAGTACCAGAACGCCAACAACTCGGTCCGTGTGAACGACACGTTCATGAAGGCCGTGGAGAACGGCGACAAGTTCGGCCTGACGTCCCGCATGACCGGCGAGGTCATCGAGGAGGTCGACGCCAAGCAGCTCTTCCGCAAGATGGCCGAGGCCGCCTGGGCCTGCGCCGACCCGGGCATCCAGTACGACGACACCATCAACCAGTGGCACACGTGCCCCGAGTCCGGCCGTATCAACGGCTCGAACCCGTGCAGCGAGTACATGCACCTGGACAACACGTCCTGCAACCTCGCCTCGCTGAACCTGATGAAGTTCCTCAAGGACGACGGCAAGGGCCTCCAGTCCTTCGAGGTCGAGCGCTTCGCCAAGGTCGTCGAGCTCGTCATCACCGCGATGGACATCTCCATCTGCTTCGCGGACTTCCCGACGCAGAAGATCGGCGAGAACACGCGCGCGTTCCGCCAGCTCGGCATCGGCTACGCCAACCTCGGCGCCCTGCTGATGGCGACCGGCCACGCGTACGACTCCGACGGCGGCCGTGCTCTCGCCGGTGCCATCACCTCCCTGATGACCGGCACGTCGTACAAGCGCTCCGCCGAACTCGCCGCGGTCGTCGGCCCGTACGACGGCTACGCCCGCAACGAGCAGCCGCACCTGCGTGTCATGAAGCAGCACGCCGACGCCAACGCCGTGGCCCCGCGCGCGGACGACCTGGACACGCCCATCTGGGCCGCGGCCACGGAGTCCTGGCAGGACGTGCTGCGCATCGGCGAGAAGAACGGTTTCCGTAACTCGCAGGCGTCCGTCATCGCCCCGACCGGCACCATCGGTCTCGCGATGTCCTGTGACACCACCGGACTTGAGCCCGACCTCGCCCTGGTCAAGTTCAAGAAGCTGGTCGGCGGCGGCTCGATGCAGATCGTCAACGGCACCGTCCCGCAGGCCCTGCGTCGCATGGGCTACCAGGAGGAGCAGATCGAGGCGGTCGTCGCCCACATCGCCGACAACGGCAATGTGATCGACGCCCCGGGGCTCAAGCAGGAGCACTACGAGGTGTTCGACTGCGCCATGGGCGAGCGTTCCATCTCCGCGATGGGCCACGTCCGCATGATGGCCGCCATCCAGCCCTGGATCTCCGGCGCGCTCTCCAAGACGGTCAACCTGCCGGAGACGGCGACCGTCGAGGACGTCGAAGAGGTCTACTTCGAGGCGTGGAAGCTGGGCGTCAAGGCGCTCGCGATCTACCGCGACAACTGCAAGGTCGGCCAGCCCCTCTCCGCGAAGACCAAGGAGAAGGAGAAGGTCGAGGTCACCGCCAAGGCCGAGGAGACCATCCGTACCGCGGTCGAGAAGGTCGTCGAGTACCGCCCCATCCGCAAGCGTCTCCCCAAGGGCCGCCCGGGCATCACGACCTCCTTCACGGTCGGCGGCGCCGAGGGCTACATGACCGCCAACTCCTACCCGGACGACGGTCTCGGCGAGGTCTTCCTGAAGATGTCGAAGCAGGGCTCGACCCTCGCGGGCATGATGGACGCCTTCTCGATCGCCGTCTCCGTAGGCCTGCAGTACGGCGTGCCCCTGGAGACGTACGTCTCCAAGTTCACGAACATGCGCTTCGAGCCGGCCGGCATGACGGACGACCCGGACGTGCGGATGGCGCAGTCGATCGTCGACTACATCTTCCGTCGCCTGGCGCTCGACTTCCTGCCCTTCGAGACGCGCTCCGCCCTCGGCATCCACTCCGCCGAGGAGCGCCAGCGTCACCTGGAGACCGGTTCGTACGAGCCATCCATCGACGATGTCGAGGTCGACGTAGAAGGCCTGGCCCAGTCGGCGCCGCGCGCCCAGGAGTTGAAGGCCGTGGCCCCGCCGAAGGCCGTGGCCGAGGCGGTCAAGCCCGCTCCGCAGCAGGCGCACACCAGCGCCGAACTGGTGGAGATGCAGCTGGGCATCCAGGCCGACGCCCCGCTCTGCTTCTCCTGCGGTACGAAGATGCAGCGGGCCGGTTCCTGCTATATCTGCGAGGGGTGTGGCTCGACCAGCGGCTGCAGCTGA
- the nrdR gene encoding transcriptional regulator NrdR, whose amino-acid sequence MHCPFCRHPDSRVVDSRTTDDGTSIRRRRQCPDCSRRFTTVETCSLMVVKRSGVTEPFSRTKVINGVRKACQGRPVTEDALAQLGQRVEEAVRATGSAELTTHDVGLAILGPLQELDLVAYLRFASVYRAFNSLEDFEAAIVELREVTPGPAADDEDAVSGSQEDDGGTGGAVQVPVPAHSAD is encoded by the coding sequence ATGCACTGCCCCTTCTGCAGGCACCCCGACAGCCGTGTCGTCGACAGCCGTACGACCGACGACGGCACGTCGATCCGCCGGCGCCGCCAGTGCCCTGACTGCTCCCGTCGTTTCACGACCGTGGAGACGTGCTCGCTCATGGTGGTCAAGCGGTCCGGAGTCACCGAGCCTTTCAGCCGTACCAAGGTCATCAACGGTGTGCGCAAGGCATGCCAGGGACGGCCTGTCACCGAGGACGCACTCGCCCAGCTCGGCCAGCGGGTCGAAGAAGCGGTGCGGGCCACCGGAAGCGCCGAACTGACCACCCATGACGTCGGGCTGGCCATACTCGGCCCGTTGCAGGAGCTCGACCTCGTCGCCTATCTGCGATTCGCCTCCGTCTACAGGGCGTTCAACTCCCTTGAGGACTTCGAGGCCGCGATCGTGGAGCTGCGCGAAGTGACCCCCGGCCCCGCCGCGGACGACGAAGACGCGGTATCGGGGAGCCAGGAAGACGACGGCGGGACCGGAGGGGCTGTTCAGGTCCCCGTGCCCGCCCACTCCGCCGACTGA
- the lexA gene encoding transcriptional repressor LexA, with protein MTTTADSATITAQDRSQGRLEPVHAMNEAANPEGHKRSLPGRPPGIRADSSGLTDRQRRVIEVIRDSVQRRGYPPSMREIGQAVGLSSTSSVAHQLMALERKGFLRRDPHRPRAYEVRGSDQSSSVQPTDTAGKPAASYVPLVGRIAAGGPILAEESVEDVFPLPRQLVGDGELFVLKVVGDSMIEAAICDGDWVTVRRQPVAENGDIVAAMLEGEATVKRFKREDGHVWLLPHNSAYEPIPGDDATILGKVVAVLRRV; from the coding sequence GTGACCACCACCGCAGACAGTGCCACCATCACTGCCCAGGATCGCTCCCAGGGCCGACTCGAGCCGGTGCATGCAATGAACGAAGCCGCGAATCCCGAGGGACACAAGCGTTCCCTGCCGGGCCGACCTCCCGGTATCCGGGCGGACAGCTCGGGGCTCACGGACCGGCAGCGCCGGGTGATCGAGGTCATCAGGGACTCGGTGCAGCGACGGGGCTACCCGCCGTCGATGCGCGAGATCGGCCAGGCCGTGGGCCTGTCCAGCACATCCTCGGTCGCACACCAGCTGATGGCACTGGAGCGCAAGGGCTTCCTACGCCGCGACCCGCACCGCCCGCGCGCGTACGAGGTCCGCGGCAGCGACCAGTCCTCGTCGGTGCAGCCCACGGACACCGCGGGCAAGCCCGCCGCGTCGTACGTCCCCTTGGTGGGCCGGATCGCCGCCGGTGGCCCGATCCTCGCCGAGGAATCGGTCGAGGACGTCTTCCCCCTCCCCCGCCAACTGGTCGGTGACGGTGAGCTGTTCGTCCTCAAGGTCGTCGGTGACTCGATGATCGAGGCCGCGATCTGCGACGGCGACTGGGTCACCGTGCGCCGCCAGCCGGTCGCCGAGAACGGTGACATCGTGGCCGCCATGCTGGAGGGCGAGGCCACCGTCAAGCGCTTCAAGCGCGAGGACGGCCACGTCTGGCTCCTCCCGCACAACTCGGCCTACGAGCCGATCCCCGGCGACGACGCGACGATCCTCGGCAAGGTGGTGGCAGTGCTGCGGCGCGTGTGA
- a CDS encoding ATP-dependent DNA helicase translates to MTKPSLPELLHAAVTAVGGSERPGQVTMAEAVAEAIDDGSHLLVQAGTGTGKSLGYLVPALAHGERVVVATATLALQRQLVERDLPRTVDALHPLLRRRPQYAMLKGRSNYLCLHRLHEGMPQDEEEGLFDQFEAAAPTSKLGQDLLRLRDWTDETETGDRDDLTPGVSDRAWAQISVSSRECLGAQKCAYGAECFAEAARERAKLADVVVTNHALLAIDAIEGAPVLPQHEVLIVDEAHELVSRVTGVATGELTPGQVNRAVRRAAKLANEKAADQLQTAAEGFERLMELALPGRLEEIPEDLGYALMALRDACRTVISAIGATRDKSVQDEDAVRKQALASVEAVHDVSERITNGSEWDVVWYERHDRFGASLRVAPMSVSGLLREKLFTDRSVTLTSATLKLGGDFNGVGASLGLAPEGTAGDDLPQWKGVDVGSPFDYPKQGILYVAKHLARPARDGDRADMLDELTELIQAAGGRTLGLFSSMRGAQLAAEELRSRIPEYPILLQGEETLGELIKNFAADPKTCLFGTLSLWQGVDVPGASCQLVVMDKIPFPRPDDPLMSARQKAVEDAGGNGFMAVAATHAALLMAQGAGRLVRASGDRGVVAVLDQRLATARYGSYLKASLPDFWYTTDRNQARRSLAAIDAKAKQEEAEAE, encoded by the coding sequence ATGACGAAGCCCTCACTCCCCGAACTCCTGCATGCTGCCGTCACTGCCGTCGGCGGTTCGGAGCGCCCCGGCCAGGTGACCATGGCCGAAGCCGTCGCGGAGGCGATCGACGACGGTTCCCATCTGCTGGTCCAGGCCGGCACCGGTACCGGAAAGTCGCTCGGCTACCTCGTGCCCGCGCTCGCGCACGGGGAGCGTGTGGTCGTGGCGACCGCCACCCTCGCGCTCCAGCGCCAGCTCGTGGAGCGCGACCTGCCGCGCACGGTCGACGCGCTGCATCCGCTGCTGCGCCGCCGCCCTCAGTACGCGATGCTCAAGGGCAGGTCGAACTACCTGTGTCTGCACCGGCTCCACGAGGGCATGCCGCAGGACGAGGAGGAGGGCCTCTTCGACCAGTTCGAGGCGGCCGCTCCCACCAGCAAGCTGGGCCAGGATCTGCTGCGGCTCCGTGACTGGACGGACGAGACCGAGACCGGCGATCGCGACGACCTCACACCCGGAGTCTCCGACCGCGCGTGGGCGCAGATCTCGGTGTCCTCCCGCGAGTGCCTGGGCGCCCAGAAGTGCGCTTACGGGGCGGAGTGTTTCGCGGAGGCGGCCCGCGAGCGCGCCAAGCTCGCCGACGTCGTCGTCACGAACCACGCACTGCTCGCGATCGACGCCATCGAAGGCGCCCCCGTCCTCCCGCAGCACGAGGTGCTGATCGTCGACGAGGCCCATGAACTGGTCTCCAGGGTCACCGGAGTCGCCACCGGCGAGCTCACCCCGGGACAGGTCAACCGCGCCGTGCGCCGAGCCGCGAAGCTGGCCAACGAGAAGGCCGCCGATCAGCTCCAGACCGCCGCCGAGGGCTTCGAGCGGCTGATGGAGCTCGCCTTGCCGGGCCGCCTGGAGGAGATCCCGGAGGACCTCGGTTATGCCCTCATGGCGCTGCGCGACGCCTGCCGCACGGTGATCTCCGCGATCGGCGCCACCCGCGACAAGTCCGTGCAGGACGAGGACGCGGTCCGCAAGCAGGCGCTGGCCTCCGTAGAGGCCGTACACGACGTGTCGGAGCGCATCACCAACGGCTCCGAGTGGGATGTCGTCTGGTACGAACGCCACGACCGCTTCGGCGCCTCCCTGCGCGTCGCCCCCATGTCCGTGTCGGGTCTCCTGAGGGAGAAGCTCTTCACGGACCGCTCGGTGACCCTGACCTCCGCGACACTGAAGCTCGGCGGCGACTTCAACGGCGTGGGCGCCTCCCTGGGCCTCGCCCCCGAAGGCACCGCGGGCGACGACCTGCCGCAGTGGAAGGGCGTCGACGTGGGCTCGCCCTTCGACTACCCGAAGCAGGGCATCCTGTACGTCGCCAAGCACCTCGCGCGCCCCGCGCGGGATGGCGATCGGGCCGACATGCTGGACGAGTTGACGGAGCTGATCCAGGCAGCCGGCGGTCGCACCCTGGGGCTCTTCTCCTCGATGCGGGGCGCCCAACTCGCCGCCGAGGAACTGCGCTCCCGCATCCCCGAGTACCCGATCCTGCTCCAGGGCGAGGAGACGCTCGGTGAGCTGATCAAGAACTTCGCGGCCGACCCGAAGACCTGTCTCTTCGGCACGCTGTCGCTCTGGCAGGGCGTCGACGTCCCCGGAGCCAGCTGTCAGCTCGTCGTCATGGACAAGATCCCGTTCCCGCGCCCGGACGACCCGCTGATGAGCGCCCGCCAGAAGGCAGTTGAGGACGCCGGGGGCAACGGCTTCATGGCGGTGGCCGCCACACACGCGGCGCTCCTCATGGCCCAGGGCGCCGGCCGTCTCGTCCGCGCGTCGGGGGACCGGGGCGTGGTCGCCGTCCTCGACCAGCGGCTCGCAACCGCCCGCTACGGCAGCTATCTCAAGGCGTCACTGCCCGACTTCTGGTACACCACGGACCGCAACCAGGCCCGGAGATCGCTGGCCGCGATCGACGCGAAGGCGAAGCAGGAGGAAGCCGAAGCGGAATGA
- a CDS encoding GNAT family N-acetyltransferase: MPPTDARAGTATASGSAPGTSATASQSSGTDGEDTLDLRLPEEFIALCSEVETADPASHGVASHGAVAHAIGLRNPPEGTEGTAQPNPAVQPNAAVPADIDAPPTFGFSANSHIPPGDHLLDRVADWGPTRTPAGTFHLLPVHIERDLPLINRWMNDRAVAEFWELAGPQALTEDHVRAQLTGDGRSVPCLGVLDGTPMSYWEIYRADLDPLARHYPARPHDTGIHLLVGNVADRGRGLGGTLLRAVSDLVLDKRSACARVVAEPDIRNTPSVAAFLGAGFRFSAEVDLSAKRAALMVRDRSLRDLL, from the coding sequence GTGCCTCCGACCGATGCGCGCGCCGGCACTGCGACTGCCTCCGGCTCCGCCCCAGGCACCAGCGCGACTGCGAGCCAGAGTTCAGGTACGGACGGCGAGGACACCCTCGACCTCCGCCTGCCCGAGGAGTTCATCGCGCTCTGCTCCGAGGTAGAGACAGCTGACCCGGCATCCCACGGCGTGGCATCCCACGGCGCCGTAGCCCACGCCATCGGGCTACGGAACCCGCCAGAGGGCACGGAAGGCACGGCTCAGCCCAACCCCGCCGTCCAGCCCAACGCCGCTGTCCCGGCCGACATAGACGCCCCACCTACCTTTGGCTTCTCGGCCAACTCCCATATCCCGCCCGGCGACCACCTCCTCGACCGTGTCGCCGACTGGGGCCCGACCCGCACCCCCGCAGGCACCTTCCATCTCCTCCCCGTCCACATCGAACGCGACCTTCCGCTGATCAACCGCTGGATGAACGACCGCGCTGTCGCAGAGTTCTGGGAACTGGCCGGCCCTCAGGCGCTGACCGAGGACCACGTGCGCGCCCAACTCACCGGTGACGGACGCAGCGTTCCCTGTCTCGGCGTGCTGGACGGCACGCCGATGAGCTACTGGGAGATCTACCGGGCGGACCTCGACCCACTGGCACGCCACTATCCGGCCCGACCCCATGACACCGGCATCCACCTCCTTGTCGGCAACGTCGCCGACCGAGGACGAGGACTGGGCGGCACTCTCCTCCGGGCCGTCTCCGACCTCGTACTCGACAAGCGCTCCGCCTGCGCCCGCGTCGTCGCGGAACCCGACATTCGCAACACCCCTTCCGTAGCCGCTTTTCTGGGAGCCGGTTTCCGGTTCTCCGCCGAGGTCGACCTGTCCGCCAAGCGGGCCGCCCTCATGGTCCGAGACCGTTCCTTGCGTGATCTGTTGTAG